ATACCTATAACATCTTTTTCTCTTTCCTCATCCACCAATACAGTTAGTTTTATTGCAGGTCTTCCCTTTTTCATAATTATTGGTGTCTTAAATACATCTAAAGCTCCCTCTTCCAAAAGCCTTTCTTCAACATAGCTATATAGTTCTGGGTTCATGTCATCTATATTGGTCTCAAGCATATATTGATCTTCTATTGTTTCCTTATTTTCCCCTCTTCCTAAGTAAACCCTTAGTACATTTGGTATTTCCAATTCCCTGTTACCTATACCATATCCAATCTTCTCTATAGAAAACCCTAGCTTATCTGTAAACTCCTTGACGTTTGACGCTAGTATAGCTGCCCCCGTAGGTGTAGTTGTCTCAAAATCTACTATTCCTGTTTTAATAGGTATATCCTTTAGTATCTCTAGGGTTGCAGGTGCTGGTACAGGTATGATACCGTGGGCACACTTTACAAATCCTCCACCAACTTGAACCTTGGATGCCATAACCTTATCTACATCTAGATAGTCTAGACATATTGCTGAACCTACTATATCTATAATAGAGTCAATTGCTCCAACCTCATGGAAATGTACTTCATATAAGGACTTTCCATGGACTTTTGCCTCGGCCTCAGCTATCTTCATAAACATATCTTTGCTTAGCTTTTTCACCCTATCACTTAAATTGCTTGATCCTAATATATCCTCTATATCCTTCAAATTTCTATGATGATCATGTCGGTGATGACCATGATGAATCCCATCATTATGGGAATTATGACTGTCATGATCGTGGTCA
The Maledivibacter sp. DNA segment above includes these coding regions:
- the larC gene encoding nickel pincer cofactor biosynthesis protein LarC; the encoded protein is MKVLYYDCFCGISGDMNLGAMIDLGVDKDYLLKEISKLNLESEYEIDVKKAIKKGISGTKVDVILKNQDTGHKHDHRSNHSEEHCHNHGVQHHHDHDHDSHNSHNDGIHHGHHRHDHHRNLKDIEDILGSSNLSDRVKKLSKDMFMKIAEAEAKVHGKSLYEVHFHEVGAIDSIIDIVGSAICLDYLDVDKVMASKVQVGGGFVKCAHGIIPVPAPATLEILKDIPIKTGIVDFETTTPTGAAILASNVKEFTDKLGFSIEKIGYGIGNRELEIPNVLRVYLGRGENKETIEDQYMLETNIDDMNPELYSYVEERLLEEGALDVFKTPIIMKKGRPAIKLTVLVDEEREKDVIGIIFKETTSIGIRKYKVEKIMLKRDFAHIQTKYGKVKIKNSYYQGSLLKFKPEYEDCKGLAKKNDKPISEIYREVGRVIEEI